AGCGACAGCAGCTCGGCGTCGCTGGGCTTGTGCAGCCCGATCCACGCCATGGCCTCGGAGTCGGCGCGCAGCTGGCGGTACGTTTCGGCCAGCGAGCTGGGCGTGCTGATGCGCTTGCCGTCGCGGTACAGCGCGGCGTCGACGATGCTGGAGCGCCGCTCGGCGGCCGCGGGCTGGTCGGCGGGACGGTCGGTCACGGAGTTGCCCCGGCCCTGCCGGCGCAGGGCAGGGCGGATGACGCGCAGGGCGCGCTGACGACGAGGTGGCATGGCGTCGCTCCCGGGACGGTGCGGACGGAGACGGGTGTCGTGCGACGCAGGAACACCCGGCCGTCAGGCATCAGCTGCCCCTGACCTCGGCGCCCTGCGACGCATGACTAGGAGGCTCACTGCGCATGGCTGCCTCACCTCCTGGTCGTCGCCGCTTTCGCCGCCGTCAAGAATAGTCCACTTCACCGGCCGGGTGCAGGATCGCGACGCACTCGACGTGGTGCGTCATCGGGAACAGGTCGAACGCGCGCAGGCCGGTGAGCCGGTAGCCGTGTGCGGCGAACGTGGCGAGGTCGCGGGCCAGCGCGGCGGGATCGCAGGCGACGTAGGCGACCACCCGCGGCCGGCGGGCGGCGATCTGGCGGACGACGGCGGCCTTGGCGCCCTCGCGCGGCGGGTCGAGCACGACGATGTCGGCGGCGGCCGGCATCCCGGCCGGTCCGGTGCCGGCCAGCACGCGGTCGACCCGGCCGGCCAGCAGCCGCACCCAGGGGACGTCGTGCAGGTTGCGCCGCGCGTCGGTGACGGCCTCGCGCGCCCCCTCGACACCCACCACCGTGCCCGACGAGCCGACCAGCGGCGCCAGCGCGCCGGCGAACAGGCCGACGCCGCAGTATAGGTCCAGCGCGGTCTCGCCCGGCCGCGCCTCGACGCCGTCCAGAACGGCGCTGACCAGCGTGTCCGCCGCGCCCGGGTGCACCTGCCAGAAGCCGCCGCCGCTGACCCGCCAGCGCCGTCCGGCCGCCTCCTCGACGACGTAGCGGCGGCCCTCGGCCACCTCGCCGTCGACCAGCAGCTGCCGCTCCCCCGTGTTCGCCGCGACGACCTCGACGGACGCCGCGCCGGGCCACTCGCCGTCCTCGACCCGGGCCGCACGGACCTCGGGGTGCGCGATGCGGCAGTGGTCGATCGGCACCACCTCGTGCGAACGGTGCGCCCGCAGCCCGGCCCGCCCGTTCGCGTCGACGGCGTACGTGACGCGCGTGCGCCACCCGAGCCCGTCGTCGTCGCCGGGGACGGGCTCGACGACGATCTCGCGGCGCAGCCCGGCCAGCCGCTCCAGCTGCTCGGCGACGACGGCCGCCTTCAGCGAGCGCTGGGCCGGCAGCAGCACGTGCTGCCAGTCGCAGCCGCCGCACTTCCCCGGTCCGGCCCACGGGCACGGCGGCTCGACCCGGGCCGGCGACGGCGTCAGCACGGCCACCGCGTCGGCGCGCCAGAACCGGTCCTCGGTGCCGCCCTCGGTGACTCTGATCCGGACCCGCTCGCCGGGCAGTGCGTGCCGGACGAACACCGCCCGGCCCTCGTGCCGCGCGACGCAGACGCCGCCGTGCGCGACCGCGCCGACGTCGACCACGACCTCCGTGCCCACGACGGAGTCGCCGCGGGCCGCGCGCGTGCGCCCGCTCAGCGCGGACCACCCCGCCGGACGTCGCCGGGCGCCTGCTTCGCCTTCGCCTTGGCCTTCGCGGCCGCCGCCGAGCGCAGCTGCCACGGCACGCTCGTCACCATGACACCCGGCGTGAACAGCAGCCGGCCCTTGAGCCAGAAGACGCTCTGGTTGTGCAGGATGCGCTCCCACCAGTGCCCGACCACGTACTCGGGCACGTACACCGTGACGACGTCGCGCGGGCTGGCCCGGCGAATCGCCCGCACGTATTCGACCACCGGCCGGGCGATCTCGCGGTACGGCGAGTCGAGCACCCGCAGCGGCACCGGGATGTCGTGGCGGTCCCACTCGTCCAGCAGCGCGGCGGTGGCCGACTCGTCGACGTCGACGGTGATGGCCTCCAGGATGTCCGGCCGGGCCGCGCGCGCGTAGGCGATGGCCCGCACCGTCGGCTTGTGCAGCCGCGACACCAGCACGACGGCGTGTACGCGCGACGGCAGCAGCGACTCCGACGGCCAGTCCTCGACCGCCAGCTCCTCCGAGGTGGTGTCGTAGTGCCGCCGGATGCCCCGCATGAGCAGGAACAGCAGCGGCATCATCGCGACGACCAGCCAGGCGCCGTGGGTGAACTTGGTGATCAGCACGACGACGAGCACGACGCCGGTCAGGATCGCCCCGGTGCCGTTGATGGCCCGCGAGCGCAGGATCTGCCGTCGTTCCGGCCCGGTCGGCCCGGCCGCGAGCAGCCGGTTCCAGTGCCGCACCATGCCGGTCTGGCCGAACGTGAACGCCGTGAACACGCCGACGATGTAGAGCTGGATCAGCCGCGTCACCGACGCGTCGAACGCGACGATCAGCAGGCCGGCCAGCACCGCCAGCACGATGATGCCATTGCTGAACACCAGGCGGTCGCCGCGGGTGTGCAGCTGGCGCGGCGCGTACCGGTGCTGCGCCAGGATCGAGCCGAGCAGCGGGAACCCGTTGAACGCGGTGTTCGCGGCCAGGATCAGGATCAGCGCCGCGGCGCCCTGAATGTAGTAGAAGGGGATGGTGTCGCCGCCGAACACCGCCTCCGCCAGCTGCGAGATGACGGTCGGCTGCGGCTGGGTGCAGTCGAACCCGACCAGGTCGCAGGAGTTCTCCACGTAGCGGACGTCGGCGATGACGGCCAGCGCGGTGATGCCGCTGAACATCGTGATCGACAGCGTGCCCATGATGGCCAGCGTCGCGGCCGCGTTCTTCGCCTTCGGCTTGCGGAACGCCGGCACCCCGTTGGCGATCGCCTCGACGCCGGTCAGCGCCGTACAGCCGGACGCGAACGCTCTCAGCACCAGCAGCATCAGCGCGATGCCGCCGAGGTCGGTCATCTCGGCCTGGACGTCGTACTGCGCCGACTCCGAGACCGGGTCGTCGCCGAAGAGCGTCTGGCCCAGGCCCCACACGATCAGCCCGGCCATGCCGACGATGAACAGGTAGGTGGGGATCGCGAACGCGATGCCGCTCTCGCGGATGCCGCGCAGGTTCATCGCCGAGAGCAGCACGACGATGCCGATGGCGATGGGCACCCGGTAGTCGTTCAGCTCCGGCACGGCCGAGATCAGGTTGTCGACGCCCGCCGACACCGACACCGCCACCGTCAGGATGTAGTCGATCAGCAGCGCGCTGGCGACGATCAGCCCGGCGGTCGGCCCGAGGTTGGTGTTGGCCACCTCGAAGTCGCCGCCGCCGGTCGGGTACGCGCGCACCAGCTGGCGGTACGACGCCACGACGGTGATCAGCAGCAACACGACGACCGCGGCGACCCACGGGGTGTACGTCAGGTAGGCCAGGCCACCCAGCGTCAGGATGACCAGGACCTCCTGCGTGGCGTACGTGACCGACGACAGCGGGTCGCTGGCGAACACCGGCAGGGCCAGCCGCTTGGGTAGCAGCGTGTGCCCCATGCGCTCGCTGGGAAGTTTGCGACCGATGAGGAGCCGCTTGGACAGATCGCCGAGGCTCGGCACGATCGGCAATGGTATGCCTTTCCCGGCGGGCGTGTAACGTCGGCAGCGACACGGCGAGCCCCCGGGTCGCACGGTGAGGGTGAGAGGACCACATGCACGTCGTCATCATGGGCTGCGGCAGGGTCGGCTCGACCGTCGCGCACATCCTCGAATCGCACGACCACACGGTCGCCATCGTCGACCAGAACCCCGAGGCGTTCCGGCGGCTGCAGCCGGGCTTCGAGGGCTCGACCGTGGCCGGGGTCGGCTTCGACCGCGACGTGCTCATCGAGGCCGGCATCGAGCGCGCCCACGCGTTCGTCGCGGTCAGCAGCGGCGACAACTCCAACATCCTCGCCGCCCGGGTGGCCCGCGAGACGTTCGGCGTCGACAACGTGGTGGCCCGCATCTACGATCCCGGCCGGGCCGAGGTGTACCAGCGCCTCGGCATCCCCACGGTGGCGACGGTGCGGTGGACGGCCGACCAGATCCTGCGCCGGCTGTTCCCGGAGGGCGCGCAGACGGAGTGGGTCGACCCCACCGGTACCGTCCAGCTGGCCGAGTTCCACATCAGCAACGGCTGGATCGGGCACGTGGTCGAGAAGCTCGAGGAGGCCTCCGGCGCCCGCGTCGCGTTCCTCACCCGCTACGGCGAGGGCGTCCTGCCCACCGCCGACACCGTCATCCAGGACGGCGACCTCGTGCACGTCCTCGTCAACACCGAGCGCATCTCCTACGTCTCGCAGGTGCTCGCCAAGGACCCGGAGGTGGAGGTCTGATGCGCGTCGCCATCGCCGGGGCCGGCAACGTCGGCCGCTCGATCGCGTCGGAGCTGCTGGCCAACGGCCACGACGTGCTGCTCATCGACAAGGACACCAAGGCCATCAAGGCCGCCAGCGTGCCCGAGGCCGAGTGGCTGCTGGCCGACGCCTGCGAGCTGTCGATGCTCGAGGAGGCGGCGCTCGACCGCTGCAACGTCGTCATCGCCGCCACCGGCGACGACAAGGTCAACCTCGTGGTGTCGCTGCTGGCCAAGACGGAGTTCGGCGTGCCGCGCGTCGTCGCCCGGGTCAACCACCCGCGCAACGAGTGGATGTTCAACGAGTCCTGGGGCGTCGACGTGTCGGTGTCGACGCCGCGCATCATGAGCGCGCTGGTCGAGGAGGCCGTCAGCGTCGGCGACCTCGTCCGGCTGTTCAGCTTCCGGCAGGGCGAGGCGAACCTGGTCGAGCTGACGCTGCCGGGCGACTCCCCCATCGTCGGCACGGCGGTCGCCGACGTCGCCTGGCCGGTCGACACCTCGCTGGTGTCGATCATCCGCGGCAAGCACGTGCACAGCCCGCTGCCCGACCTCCCGCTGGAAGCCGGCGACGAGCTGCTGTTCGTCGCCGCGCCGGAGCGGGAGAAGCAGCTCGAGGACCTGCTCTCGCCGCACGCGGGCTGAGCCCGCCCGCGTCAGCCGTCGACGGGGTCGGGGCCGGGCTTGGCGGGCGCCAGACGCTCCTGGTGGGCGCGGTACGCGGGCCGGATGATCAGCCAGGACAGGTAGGCGACCAGCAGGAACAGCGGCCAGCTCATGACCAGCCGGGCACCGGCCAGCCAGCCGATCTGGTCTTCGCCGGCGAGGTACAGCGGCACCTGGACGGCCAGCCGCACCGCGAACATCCCCACCCAGAGGAAGCTCGCCCGGGTGTAGGCGCGCAGCAGCGCGGGGTCGCTGCGCCAGCCCGTGCCCTGCCCGGTGACAAGTCCGACGAACACGCCCAGCAGCGGCCAGCGGACCGCGATGGACACCAGGTACGCCAGCCCGTAGCCGACGTTGATCAGCAGGCCGGGCAGGAACACGTCCTCGGCGCGACCCGTGCGGTTGGCCATGAACGCGGCGATGCCGACGCCCAGGAAGCCGGCGACGACGTTCTGCAGCGGCTCCTTGCGCAGCAGCCGCACGATGCCGAGCAGGACCCCGGAGCCCACGGCCACCCACAGCGACAGCGTGAGGTCGCGGCCGGCGGCGGTGTAGACGACGGTGAAGAGGGCCAGCGGCAGTCCGGCGTCGAGCAGTGCCGCCGGGCCGATGACGTCCTTGGCGCGGAAGCGCTCGTCGGACGCGATGGCCTGGACCCAGCTCGGCCGGCCGGCACGGTCGGGGGCGCCGGGATCGCTCTGACTCATCTCACTCCATGCCTGCGGGCAGCAGCTCGTATCGCGGGTTGTACATGACCCTGCGGCCGTCGAGGGTGGCCACCCGTCCGGTCGCGACCAGCCGGCGTCCGCAGCTGATGCCGGCGATGCGCCGCCGGCCGAGCCAGACCAGTGTCACCGCACCGGAGCCGTCGTACAAATCGGCCTCGAGGGCGGGGGTGCCCAGGCGCGGCTGCAACGTGACCGACTGCAGCACCCCGCGGACGCGCACCGTGGTGCGGTCCTGGACGTCGGCGAGCGGCTGGCAGCCGGCCTCGCGCGCGTCGTCGCGCAACTCCTCGGCCTCGACCTCCTCGTCGGAGGCGACCCACCGCGTGATGGCGCCCCAGATGCCGCGGCGCCCGGTGTTCTCTTCCACGTCTACCAGGATATTCCGCGCGGCAAGTCCGCTGGTCAGGCTTGCAGGGGCTGGGACGGGTCGGCGGGCGGGCGGGTGCCGGCCGGCGGCTTCAGCACGATGACGTCGCCCGGCGCCATCGGCGACTGGCCGCGGACCACCACCGTCTCCTTGACCAGCTCGACGAAGCGCTGGAACGTGGCGGCGTCGTTGGTGGCCTTGCCGAGGAACGTGGCGCGCAGCATCCAGCGCGGGCCGTCGATGGCCGACACCCGCGACGGCTGCAGCACCTGCTTGCCGTCGGGCGCCTGCACCGGCACGACCAGCCGGACCTCGGTGCCGAACGGCCCGGCCGCCTCCTCGGCGCGGCCGCCGCGGCGCTGGGCGTCCTGGCTGATCTGCAGCCGCGTCTGCCCCCACATGCCGGAGCTGCGCGGCGCGGCGACGGCGATCAGCTGCACCGCGGCGTCCTCGATGGCGAGGACGGCACTGGTGGCGTTGCCGGTGCGCTGGTCGACCTGCAGCTGCAGCTTCATGCCGGGCGCGGCCTTCACCAGCAGGCCGCCGAGGTCGACGCGGCCCTTGCGCGCCTCGTCGAGGTCGACCTCGGACTCGTCGAGGGGGCCGCCGGACCGGTCGCTCTTCGCCTCGTCGTCCTCACCGGACCCGCTCGAACCGGACGCCGTCGAAGAGGTCTCCGTGGTCTCCTCGACCTCGGGCTCGTCCTCATCGCCGTCGCGGCGCCGCCGTCCCCACACCCTGACCGTCCCCTTACGTCTATCGGACGCCGGCGTTGCCGCCGGCCTGGCTTGCCGTGCCCGTCGACCCGTACCCGCCGTCGCCCCGCGCCGAGCCGGGCAGCCGCTCCACCTCGTGGAACCGGGCCCGCTCGACCCGCTGGACGACCAGCTGGGCGATGCGGTCGCCGCGCGCGAACACCGCCGGTTCCCGCAGGTCGTGGTTGACCAGCAGCACCTTGATCTCGCCCCGGTAGCCCGCATCGACCGTGCCCGGTGTGTTGACGATGCTGACGCCGAGCCGGTGCGCGAGGCCCGACCGCGGGTGGACGAATGCAGCGTATCCCGCGGGCAGGGCGATCGCGATGCCCGTGCCCACCATGGCCCGCTCACCCGGCGCGATGCTGACGTCGCTGGTCGTGACCAGGTCGGCGCCGGCGTCGCCGGGATGGGCGTAGCCGGGCAGCGGCAGCTCCGGGTCCAGCCGGGTGATGAGGACGTCGACGGGGTCGGTCACGGGTTCACCTCCGCGACCTTCGCGGCCGCTTCCGAGAGCTCCGACGCGGCCACCGGGCGGCCGTGGTCGGTGAAGTGGGTGGGCGGGACGACGATGAACACGGCCGACGCGGCGACGCTGACCGGTCCGTCGGGCGCGTTCTCGCGGCCGGTCGCGGACATGAAGATCTTGCGGCCCTCGGCGCGGTCGACCGCGGCGTCGATGTGCAGCGTCGTGCCGACCGGGACCGGGCGGCGGTAGCTGGTCTCGAGGTGGCCGGTGACGGCCGGCTTGCCGATCAGCCAGATCAGCGAGCCGAGCACCTCGTCGAAGGCCAGCGACAGCATGCCGCCGTGGGCCAGGCCGGGCGCGCCCTGGTGGTCGTCGGTGACGGTGAACGTGCCGGCCACGGTGAGGCCCTCGCCCGCGACGACGGTGACGTGCAGCCCCGTGGGGTGGTCCGGTCCGCAGCCCACGCACATGCGGTAGTGCGACGCGATGGTGCTGCCGGGCGCCGGCGCGCCGGGGTGCCGCTCGATCGCGTCGGCGGGGCGCGGCTCCCCGTGCTGCCGTTCGGTCACGATCGACGACCCTACCCGCTCGGCTCCGGCGATCCGTGGCACCCTGCTGGAGTGACTGCTTACCGCGAACGCCTGGTGGTACCGGCTCGATGGTGGCTGCTGCTGGCCGGGCTGGCCGCGTCGGTCTGGCTCGTCTACGAGCTGCCGTTCGGGCCGCGGGTGTCGCTGCCGTCGACCGGCGCCGTGCTGCTGCTCGGCGGCGCCGCGCTGCTGCTGTACGGCCGGCTCTCCATCGCCGTCGGGCCCGACGGCGTCCGGGTGGGGCGCGCGCGGCTGCCCTTGACGGCCGTCGGCACGGCCGAGGCGCTCACCGGCGACGAGGCGCGGGCGGCGCGTGGCCCCGGCCTCGACCGCCGCGCCTACGTGGCGATCCGCGGGTACGTGCCGGGGGTGGTGCGCATCGGGGTCGACGACGACGCCGACCCCACCCCCTACTGGCTGGTGTCGACGCGCCGCCCCGAGCGGCTCGTGGCCGAGCTCGAGGCGGCGC
This Jiangella alba DNA region includes the following protein-coding sequences:
- a CDS encoding class I SAM-dependent RNA methyltransferase, which codes for MGTEVVVDVGAVAHGGVCVARHEGRAVFVRHALPGERVRIRVTEGGTEDRFWRADAVAVLTPSPARVEPPCPWAGPGKCGGCDWQHVLLPAQRSLKAAVVAEQLERLAGLRREIVVEPVPGDDDGLGWRTRVTYAVDANGRAGLRAHRSHEVVPIDHCRIAHPEVRAARVEDGEWPGAASVEVVAANTGERQLLVDGEVAEGRRYVVEEAAGRRWRVSGGGFWQVHPGAADTLVSAVLDGVEARPGETALDLYCGVGLFAGALAPLVGSSGTVVGVEGAREAVTDARRNLHDVPWVRLLAGRVDRVLAGTGPAGMPAAADIVVLDPPREGAKAAVVRQIAARRPRVVAYVACDPAALARDLATFAAHGYRLTGLRAFDLFPMTHHVECVAILHPAGEVDYS
- a CDS encoding APC family permease; its protein translation is MGHTLLPKRLALPVFASDPLSSVTYATQEVLVILTLGGLAYLTYTPWVAAVVVLLLITVVASYRQLVRAYPTGGGDFEVANTNLGPTAGLIVASALLIDYILTVAVSVSAGVDNLISAVPELNDYRVPIAIGIVVLLSAMNLRGIRESGIAFAIPTYLFIVGMAGLIVWGLGQTLFGDDPVSESAQYDVQAEMTDLGGIALMLLVLRAFASGCTALTGVEAIANGVPAFRKPKAKNAAATLAIMGTLSITMFSGITALAVIADVRYVENSCDLVGFDCTQPQPTVISQLAEAVFGGDTIPFYYIQGAAALILILAANTAFNGFPLLGSILAQHRYAPRQLHTRGDRLVFSNGIIVLAVLAGLLIVAFDASVTRLIQLYIVGVFTAFTFGQTGMVRHWNRLLAAGPTGPERRQILRSRAINGTGAILTGVVLVVVLITKFTHGAWLVVAMMPLLFLLMRGIRRHYDTTSEELAVEDWPSESLLPSRVHAVVLVSRLHKPTVRAIAYARAARPDILEAITVDVDESATAALLDEWDRHDIPVPLRVLDSPYREIARPVVEYVRAIRRASPRDVVTVYVPEYVVGHWWERILHNQSVFWLKGRLLFTPGVMVTSVPWQLRSAAAAKAKAKAKQAPGDVRRGGPR
- a CDS encoding DUF3159 domain-containing protein; this encodes MSQSDPGAPDRAGRPSWVQAIASDERFRAKDVIGPAALLDAGLPLALFTVVYTAAGRDLTLSLWVAVGSGVLLGIVRLLRKEPLQNVVAGFLGVGIAAFMANRTGRAEDVFLPGLLINVGYGLAYLVSIAVRWPLLGVFVGLVTGQGTGWRSDPALLRAYTRASFLWVGMFAVRLAVQVPLYLAGEDQIGWLAGARLVMSWPLFLLVAYLSWLIIRPAYRAHQERLAPAKPGPDPVDG
- a CDS encoding potassium channel family protein, giving the protein MHVVIMGCGRVGSTVAHILESHDHTVAIVDQNPEAFRRLQPGFEGSTVAGVGFDRDVLIEAGIERAHAFVAVSSGDNSNILAARVARETFGVDNVVARIYDPGRAEVYQRLGIPTVATVRWTADQILRRLFPEGAQTEWVDPTGTVQLAEFHISNGWIGHVVEKLEEASGARVAFLTRYGEGVLPTADTVIQDGDLVHVLVNTERISYVSQVLAKDPEVEV
- a CDS encoding DUF3710 domain-containing protein gives rise to the protein MWGRRRRDGDEDEPEVEETTETSSTASGSSGSGEDDEAKSDRSGGPLDESEVDLDEARKGRVDLGGLLVKAAPGMKLQLQVDQRTGNATSAVLAIEDAAVQLIAVAAPRSSGMWGQTRLQISQDAQRRGGRAEEAAGPFGTEVRLVVPVQAPDGKQVLQPSRVSAIDGPRWMLRATFLGKATNDAATFQRFVELVKETVVVRGQSPMAPGDVIVLKPPAGTRPPADPSQPLQA
- the dut gene encoding dUTP diphosphatase, giving the protein MTDPVDVLITRLDPELPLPGYAHPGDAGADLVTTSDVSIAPGERAMVGTGIAIALPAGYAAFVHPRSGLAHRLGVSIVNTPGTVDAGYRGEIKVLLVNHDLREPAVFARGDRIAQLVVQRVERARFHEVERLPGSARGDGGYGSTGTASQAGGNAGVR
- a CDS encoding OB-fold nucleic acid binding domain-containing protein gives rise to the protein MEENTGRRGIWGAITRWVASDEEVEAEELRDDAREAGCQPLADVQDRTTVRVRGVLQSVTLQPRLGTPALEADLYDGSGAVTLVWLGRRRIAGISCGRRLVATGRVATLDGRRVMYNPRYELLPAGME
- a CDS encoding PaaI family thioesterase: MTERQHGEPRPADAIERHPGAPAPGSTIASHYRMCVGCGPDHPTGLHVTVVAGEGLTVAGTFTVTDDHQGAPGLAHGGMLSLAFDEVLGSLIWLIGKPAVTGHLETSYRRPVPVGTTLHIDAAVDRAEGRKIFMSATGRENAPDGPVSVAASAVFIVVPPTHFTDHGRPVAASELSEAAAKVAEVNP
- a CDS encoding DUF3093 domain-containing protein, which codes for MTAYRERLVVPARWWLLLAGLAASVWLVYELPFGPRVSLPSTGAVLLLGGAALLLYGRLSIAVGPDGVRVGRARLPLTAVGTAEALTGDEARAARGPGLDRRAYVAIRGYVPGVVRIGVDDDADPTPYWLVSTRRPERLVAELEAARQTAGR
- a CDS encoding potassium channel family protein → MRVAIAGAGNVGRSIASELLANGHDVLLIDKDTKAIKAASVPEAEWLLADACELSMLEEAALDRCNVVIAATGDDKVNLVVSLLAKTEFGVPRVVARVNHPRNEWMFNESWGVDVSVSTPRIMSALVEEAVSVGDLVRLFSFRQGEANLVELTLPGDSPIVGTAVADVAWPVDTSLVSIIRGKHVHSPLPDLPLEAGDELLFVAAPEREKQLEDLLSPHAG